From Cellulosimicrobium sp. ES-005, one genomic window encodes:
- a CDS encoding RNA polymerase sigma-70 factor: protein MDDRATDLAQAEQQFSAARRRLFGIAYRILGSAAEADDVLQDAWVRWQTYDRSTVRNPDAFLTTTVTRLAINVAQSARVRRETYIGPWLPEPVDTSADPTLGAERGEALEVALLMLLEKLTPTERAAYVLREAFDYPYEQIAEIVGHSQASVRQLVSRARRHLGEERRAPVAPEAQRRLLTAFVAAAKAGDVALLEQLFAEDVVSYSDGGGAVRASKFPVVGRPRVAKYHHAFAERFWAGVDVEPADVNGRPAVTLSRDGELFAVLTVRATADGIDRVLWMMNPHKLAAVSA from the coding sequence GTGGACGACCGAGCGACGGACCTGGCGCAGGCGGAGCAGCAGTTCAGCGCGGCGCGGCGACGGCTCTTCGGGATCGCGTACCGGATCCTCGGGAGCGCGGCCGAGGCCGACGACGTGCTCCAGGACGCATGGGTGCGCTGGCAGACGTACGACCGCTCCACGGTGCGGAACCCCGACGCGTTCCTCACGACGACGGTGACGCGGCTCGCGATCAACGTCGCGCAGTCTGCGCGCGTGCGTCGCGAGACGTACATCGGACCGTGGCTCCCCGAGCCCGTCGACACGAGCGCCGACCCGACGCTCGGGGCCGAGCGGGGCGAGGCGCTCGAGGTCGCGCTCCTCATGCTGCTGGAGAAGCTCACCCCGACCGAGCGCGCGGCGTACGTGCTGCGCGAGGCGTTCGACTACCCGTACGAGCAGATCGCGGAGATCGTCGGGCACTCGCAGGCGAGCGTGCGCCAGCTCGTGAGCCGGGCGCGCCGCCACCTGGGGGAGGAGCGCCGCGCGCCGGTCGCCCCGGAGGCCCAGCGGCGCCTGCTCACCGCGTTCGTCGCCGCCGCGAAGGCGGGTGACGTCGCGCTCCTGGAGCAGCTCTTCGCCGAGGACGTCGTCTCCTACTCCGACGGTGGGGGAGCGGTCCGGGCCTCGAAGTTCCCGGTCGTGGGCCGGCCGCGCGTCGCGAAGTATCACCACGCGTTCGCCGAGCGCTTCTGGGCGGGCGTCGACGTCGAACCGGCCGACGTCAACGGCCGCCCGGCCGTCACGCTGTCGCGCGACGGGGAGCTCTTCGCCGTGCTCACGGTCCGCGCCACCGCCGACGGCATCGACCGCGTGCTGTGGATGATGAACCCGCACAAGCTCGCGGCCGTCTCCGCGTAG
- a CDS encoding ABC transporter substrate-binding protein, with product MLSSRRPARRPLTALTALAALAAASLALAGCSAGTTPSGSGAEPSGGPGSAASETAAERVVATDQGDVTVPTDPQRVVVLNHALAGYLYELDVPVLATVPEVTDDPDPRFSPFWEDQAEADGTELIEWSADGFNLEAILALEPDLIVGGGWGFPLKQATDVYDGLSQIAPTVLVSGTYTTWQEQFEFLAVDVFDDTERFEELTTGYDERLAQVGESITVPAGETAFLALTSEGKTFALNEREGLPAIFERLGFAVQPIQAQTGAEPYTPGGDMFEVSAEQVTSVVTAPNVFVIGFNGAEIDVDALAADPVFAVLPSFSAGHAHELPTWTIRGDYHEAMGLLDVVEEQFS from the coding sequence ATGCTGTCGTCACGCCGTCCCGCCCGCCGTCCGCTCACCGCGCTCACCGCGCTGGCCGCGCTCGCCGCCGCGTCGCTCGCCCTGGCGGGCTGCTCCGCCGGGACGACGCCGTCCGGCTCCGGTGCCGAGCCGTCCGGCGGTCCCGGCTCGGCCGCGTCCGAGACCGCCGCCGAGCGGGTCGTGGCGACCGACCAGGGCGACGTCACCGTCCCGACCGACCCGCAGCGCGTCGTCGTGCTCAATCACGCCCTGGCGGGCTACCTGTACGAGCTCGACGTCCCCGTGCTCGCGACGGTGCCCGAGGTGACGGACGACCCGGACCCGAGGTTCTCACCGTTCTGGGAGGACCAGGCCGAGGCGGACGGCACCGAGCTCATCGAGTGGAGCGCCGACGGCTTCAACCTCGAGGCGATCCTCGCCCTGGAGCCCGACCTCATCGTGGGCGGCGGGTGGGGCTTCCCGCTCAAGCAGGCCACCGACGTCTACGACGGCCTGAGCCAGATCGCCCCGACGGTGCTCGTGAGCGGCACCTACACGACGTGGCAGGAGCAGTTCGAGTTCCTCGCCGTCGACGTGTTCGACGACACCGAGCGGTTCGAAGAGCTGACCACGGGGTACGACGAGCGCCTCGCCCAGGTGGGCGAGTCCATCACCGTCCCCGCGGGCGAGACGGCGTTCCTCGCGCTCACGTCCGAGGGCAAGACGTTCGCGCTCAACGAGCGCGAGGGCCTGCCCGCGATCTTCGAGCGGCTCGGGTTCGCGGTCCAGCCGATCCAGGCGCAGACGGGCGCCGAGCCGTACACGCCGGGCGGCGACATGTTCGAGGTGTCGGCCGAGCAGGTGACGTCCGTGGTCACGGCGCCGAACGTGTTCGTCATCGGCTTCAACGGCGCGGAGATCGACGTCGACGCGCTCGCCGCCGACCCGGTGTTCGCGGTCCTGCCGTCGTTCTCCGCGGGCCACGCGCACGAGCTGCCGACGTGGACCATCCGCGGCGACTACCACGAGGCCATGGGGCTCCTCGACGTCGTCGAGGAGCAGTTCTCCTGA
- a CDS encoding siderophore-interacting protein, with protein sequence MAQHRLRTHPLVLRRVEVARVVDVTPRMRRVTLAGPELGAFERDGLPMPAFDAPWFDDHVKIVLASDGDVASALPVQRAHGIDWPPAPNRQGRDYTPRRWDAAAGELDLDLVLHGDGPAAAWAQTARPGSELCFVGPKASTVWPDDVDWALLAGDETALPAIGRFLDERPVDVPVQVVVTIGAESARQDLALRAGDTVRWVVAPEGDRAALDEAVRALEWWPGQVYAWAASESRALLPVRRYLTRERAVPHTHVDVTGYWHAEPAPSPAPAQGPAAEAEPQPTGVPSPVPWFATRAALQLGLLDELGAGPRDLAALAGAAHLAPGAVRALADVLAASGVVTLDGDTVALGDAGEDLLDDEHEREEYVGLEADAILALAALAPALRDGVPAWSRSRGRTLRAEVETDAARATEVVEGADVLPYVLTGLATWPVWADARTVALGGPGALVVADLLVEVPGERTTTLVEDAVPLEVLREQAGSGTAHAAAVAWPVADVAVCALGAGHRTDDEVVDLLAAMRAAAPRAVLVEDFTPDGLSPHAREHALLALATTGAAPRTPDDVARLAECAGWGVVHHEALGWGVERVELTARDA encoded by the coding sequence ATGGCCCAGCACCGCCTGCGCACGCACCCGCTGGTGCTGCGACGCGTCGAGGTGGCGCGCGTCGTCGACGTGACGCCCCGCATGCGCCGCGTGACTCTCGCCGGGCCCGAGCTCGGGGCGTTCGAGCGCGACGGCCTGCCGATGCCCGCGTTCGACGCGCCGTGGTTCGACGACCACGTGAAGATCGTCCTCGCGTCCGACGGCGACGTCGCGTCCGCGCTGCCCGTGCAGCGCGCGCACGGGATCGACTGGCCGCCCGCGCCGAACCGGCAGGGTCGCGACTACACGCCGCGCCGCTGGGACGCGGCGGCGGGCGAGCTCGACCTCGACCTCGTGCTGCACGGCGACGGTCCGGCCGCGGCGTGGGCGCAGACGGCGCGCCCGGGCAGCGAGCTGTGTTTCGTCGGGCCCAAGGCGTCGACCGTCTGGCCCGACGACGTCGACTGGGCGCTGCTCGCCGGCGACGAGACGGCGCTGCCCGCGATCGGGCGCTTCCTCGACGAGCGGCCGGTCGACGTCCCCGTCCAGGTCGTCGTGACCATCGGTGCCGAGTCCGCACGGCAGGACCTCGCGCTGCGCGCGGGCGACACCGTGCGGTGGGTCGTCGCGCCGGAGGGCGACCGCGCCGCGCTCGACGAGGCTGTGCGCGCCCTCGAGTGGTGGCCCGGCCAGGTCTACGCGTGGGCGGCGAGCGAGAGCCGCGCGCTCCTGCCGGTGCGGCGCTACCTGACGCGCGAGCGCGCCGTGCCGCACACCCACGTCGACGTCACGGGCTACTGGCACGCCGAGCCGGCGCCCTCCCCCGCACCCGCTCAGGGGCCGGCGGCCGAGGCGGAGCCGCAGCCCACGGGGGTCCCGTCTCCCGTGCCGTGGTTCGCGACCCGCGCCGCGCTGCAGCTCGGCCTGCTCGACGAGCTCGGCGCGGGGCCGCGCGACCTCGCGGCCCTCGCCGGGGCGGCGCACCTCGCGCCGGGCGCGGTGCGCGCCCTCGCGGACGTGCTCGCGGCGTCGGGCGTGGTGACGCTCGACGGCGACACGGTCGCCCTGGGCGACGCGGGCGAGGACCTCCTCGACGACGAGCACGAGCGCGAGGAGTACGTGGGGCTGGAGGCGGACGCGATCCTGGCGCTCGCGGCGCTCGCCCCCGCGCTCCGCGACGGCGTCCCGGCGTGGTCGCGCTCGCGCGGCCGGACGCTGCGCGCCGAGGTCGAGACCGACGCCGCGCGCGCCACGGAGGTCGTCGAGGGCGCCGACGTGCTCCCGTACGTGCTCACGGGACTCGCGACCTGGCCGGTGTGGGCGGACGCGCGGACCGTCGCGCTCGGCGGACCCGGCGCGCTCGTCGTCGCCGACCTGCTCGTCGAGGTTCCCGGCGAGCGCACGACGACGCTCGTCGAGGACGCCGTCCCGCTCGAGGTCCTGCGCGAGCAGGCGGGGTCCGGCACGGCGCACGCCGCGGCCGTGGCCTGGCCGGTCGCCGACGTCGCCGTGTGCGCGCTCGGGGCCGGCCACCGCACCGACGACGAGGTCGTCGACCTCCTCGCCGCGATGCGCGCCGCCGCCCCGCGCGCCGTCCTCGTCGAGGACTTCACGCCCGACGGGCTCAGCCCCCACGCGCGCGAGCACGCGCTGCTCGCCCTGGCCACGACCGGGGCCGCGCCGCGCACGCCCGACGACGTCGCACGCCTCGCCGAGTGCGCGGGCTGGGGCGTCGTCCACCACGAGGCGCTCGGCTGGGGCGTCGAGCGGGTCGAGCTCACGGCCCGCGACGCCTGA
- a CDS encoding DUF4440 domain-containing protein, with product MPASGRITRLEEESLDVQEDAASGVIRLVAAAVEAIQDGTAAAARSTCTRVWVRTGGGWRVLAATLAPAADPA from the coding sequence GTGCCCGCCTCCGGACGGATCACCCGCCTGGAGGAGGAGTCCCTCGACGTCCAGGAGGATGCCGCGAGCGGGGTAATCCGGCTGGTCGCCGCCGCCGTGGAGGCGATCCAGGACGGCACCGCAGCAGCCGCGCGGTCGACCTGCACGCGCGTCTGGGTGCGCACGGGCGGGGGCTGGCGCGTCCTGGCCGCCACGCTCGCTCCCGCGGCCGACCCTGCCTGA
- a CDS encoding ATP-binding cassette domain-containing protein → MSTLHRSAVTLTDLTFEWPVGTVALSHLTGTFGVGRTGLVGDNGAGKSTLLRLVAGLLRPTAGRVTTTGDVAYLPQTLTLGRDASVARLLGVDGTLAALRAIESGDVDERHFDAVGDDWDVEARATQALAEIGLDGVGLDRRVGELSGGESMLVAISGLRVRRSAITLLDEPTNNLDRGTRARLAALVDDWPGTLVVVSHDLDLLEHMDETAELHAGRLTTFGGPYSAWRDRLEADQAAAAQAARTAEQTLRAEKRQRVEAETKLARRERTARTAQANRTGSRISMGLRASAAQVSAGSMRQGLDAKVQAAQDALDAAAARVRDDEHVHLVLPDPDVPRGRRLAELHGTNGTVVVQGPERVALVGANGTGKTTLLENLLAGRAPEPGRAGGTLLTDRVGYLPQRLDGLDDARSALENVRDGAPDAAPGTIRNQLARLLLRGSSVDRPVSTLSGGERFRVSLARLLLAEPPAQLLVLDEPTNNLDVRSVDRLVEALSGYAGALLVVSHDDGFLARLGVDVVLVELGADGTLHRVPGPGR, encoded by the coding sequence ATGTCCACCCTGCACCGCTCCGCGGTGACCCTCACCGACCTCACGTTCGAGTGGCCCGTCGGCACCGTCGCGCTCTCGCACCTCACCGGCACGTTCGGCGTCGGCCGTACGGGCCTCGTCGGCGACAACGGCGCCGGCAAGTCCACCCTCCTGCGCCTGGTCGCGGGCCTGCTCCGACCGACCGCGGGGCGCGTCACGACGACCGGAGACGTCGCCTACCTCCCCCAGACCCTGACCCTCGGCCGGGACGCGAGCGTCGCGCGCCTCCTCGGCGTCGACGGCACGCTCGCCGCGCTGCGCGCGATCGAGTCCGGCGACGTCGACGAGCGGCACTTCGACGCGGTCGGCGACGACTGGGACGTCGAGGCGCGCGCCACGCAGGCGCTCGCCGAGATCGGGCTCGACGGCGTGGGCCTCGACCGGCGCGTGGGCGAGCTGTCCGGCGGAGAGTCGATGCTCGTCGCGATCAGCGGGCTGCGCGTGCGGCGCAGCGCGATCACGCTGCTCGACGAGCCGACGAACAACCTCGACCGCGGCACCCGCGCGCGGCTCGCGGCGCTCGTCGACGACTGGCCCGGGACGCTCGTCGTCGTGAGCCACGACCTCGACCTGCTCGAGCACATGGACGAGACGGCGGAGCTGCACGCCGGCCGCCTCACCACCTTCGGCGGACCGTACAGCGCCTGGCGCGACCGGCTCGAGGCGGACCAGGCCGCCGCGGCGCAGGCCGCGCGGACGGCCGAGCAGACGCTGCGGGCCGAGAAGCGCCAGCGTGTCGAGGCGGAGACCAAGCTCGCGCGCCGCGAGCGGACCGCGCGCACCGCGCAGGCGAACCGCACGGGGTCGCGCATCTCCATGGGGCTGCGCGCGTCCGCCGCGCAGGTGTCCGCGGGCTCGATGCGCCAGGGCCTTGACGCGAAGGTCCAGGCCGCGCAGGACGCGCTCGACGCCGCGGCGGCCCGCGTGCGCGACGACGAGCACGTGCACCTCGTGCTCCCCGACCCGGACGTGCCGCGCGGTCGCCGCCTCGCGGAGCTGCACGGGACGAACGGGACGGTCGTCGTGCAGGGGCCGGAGCGGGTCGCCCTCGTCGGCGCCAACGGGACGGGCAAGACGACGCTGCTGGAGAACCTGCTCGCCGGGCGCGCACCGGAGCCGGGGCGCGCGGGCGGCACGCTGCTCACGGACCGCGTCGGCTACCTGCCCCAGCGCCTGGACGGGCTCGACGACGCCCGCAGCGCGCTCGAGAACGTGCGCGACGGCGCACCCGACGCGGCGCCGGGGACGATCCGCAACCAGCTCGCGCGCCTGCTGCTGCGGGGGTCGAGCGTGGACCGCCCGGTGTCGACGCTGTCGGGCGGCGAACGGTTCCGCGTCTCGCTCGCCCGGCTCCTGCTCGCCGAGCCGCCCGCCCAGCTCCTCGTGCTCGACGAGCCGACGAACAACCTCGACGTGCGCAGCGTCGACCGGCTCGTCGAGGCCCTGTCCGGCTACGCGGGCGCGCTGCTCGTCGTCAGCCACGACGACGGCTTCCTCGCCCGGCTCGGCGTCGACGTCGTGCTCGTCGAGCTGGGCGCGGACGGGACGCTCCACCGCGTCCCCGGACCCGGGCGCTGA